From Aegilops tauschii subsp. strangulata cultivar AL8/78 chromosome 5, Aet v6.0, whole genome shotgun sequence:
TTTTTAGTTCGCTTTTTTATTTAGGAGATACAACATTTTTAAgccgaaaaccaaaaagattcctgctgatgtcatctattcatacgtggcaaaatgagtgatgccggaggcgtgtgggcgatgtgcaaacgcccgcacgtgtgggcgttagcttTTTCCAATAATAATTTTCATGTCCACCTAGACACTAGAATTCCCATAATCCAACCCAACAAATGATTCGGAAGCTTTTTTTTGGGGGGGCGGGAAAAATGATTCAGAAGCTAGCTCTATAGTGGTGAGGTGGAAGGAATTTCTCCATCTTTAATAAGTGCGCACCACCTCTGATAGACCAATTGATTCTCTCATGTAACCCTCCTTTGATGTATAGCTAAGCTAGCTCTTCCAACAGGCAGCATATATTCCGGCGCGCCCACCTCTGAGCTCTGACCATCACCGCTCCTCTCCcgcctctcctttcttccacccaCAATTGCAAGCATTTGGCATCTGCTTCCTTCCTTCCACTCCAATAATATATACCACCACCCTGCAGGCGCCTACAGCTCAGCTCGACAAAGCCGGAGCGGCAGCAGCCAAGCTAAGCTAGCGCGATGTCGTCGTGGGCGCAGCACTCGCGGCGGGGCTGGAGGCACGGCTGGGCGGCGCGGGCGCTGTCGTCGGCGACGCTGCCGCCGTGGCGCCTGCTGGCCTTCTTCGCCATCGTGGTCTCCTTCCTGGCAACCTCCTCCTACGTCGACTACCGGGCTGTCGAGCGCCGGGCCGAGATCGGCGCGCGGGTCTTCGCCGCGCCGCTCGCCGCCATGGCCGCCTTCCTCCTCTTCGCCGCGCTCGGGTACTGGCGTCGCCGCACCCGCTGGGCGCTCCGCCGCCACGCCGTGAACGCCCAGCCTGCCTTGGCCTCGTCGCAGTCATCGGGGGCCTCGCCGTGGGGCGTGGCGGCGATGGTGGCGGTGCTGCTGGTCATGGTGACTTTCCAGCCCGCCGTCCACTCCATGTGGTTCAGGCCGCTCTGGAGTTCAGACTACAGCTAGCTCCTAGCTCATCGGATGCTCTCCGTGTGTAGtacctcttctttttcttttctttttttgcaaAATCTCCGTGTGTGGTACTATCAGTGTGCATAAAAGTACTTTCTAGCTAGAGATCAATTACTACGTGCTTGAGATATATCGGTTTTGCTTGGGATATTTGTGTTTGATCGATGTGTAACCTCACGGTATTACTCGCATTTCATACGCGTCTGTATGTTTGTATTCTCATTTTGTTAAAATTTTGCGACTAGGTTCAGTTCCGGGCGCTCTCGGCGTCGTTCCTCTGTTGGGAGCATCGTGTACGGAGACACGATCTAAAGGTCATGTGTTGCGTTCGTTTCGTGCTTGTTGCTGTCAGGTCAATCTTCAAGGGCGCTATGTACGGCATAATTGGCGTGTCCAAGACGATGC
This genomic window contains:
- the LOC109782517 gene encoding uncharacterized protein, which encodes MSSWAQHSRRGWRHGWAARALSSATLPPWRLLAFFAIVVSFLATSSYVDYRAVERRAEIGARVFAAPLAAMAAFLLFAALGYWRRRTRWALRRHAVNAQPALASSQSSGASPWGVAAMVAVLLVMVTFQPAVHSMWFRPLWSSDYS